The following DNA comes from Streptomyces sp. NBC_00273.
AGACCGGCTCCGCCGCGGGCGCCCCCGTCCGCGCGGCCCGTTCCAGGCACTCCGCGAGCGCCCGGGCACCCGGTATCTCCGCCAACCTCCCCCATCCGGAGCCCGGTTCGCCGCCGAGCCGCAGCTCCGCCCCAGCCCTCGCCAGCCGGTCGCCCACCGGGCCGCCCAACGACTCCCCCACCACCTCTGCGGCTTCCACCGGGCCCGCCCCGGCCGCCAGGCACGCGGCCAACAGGTCAGCTGCGAACGGCAACTGACGCTCCGACTCCCGCGGATCCGCTCCGGCCGGCGGCCGCGCCCTGGCCTGCCACCGCCGCACACCGAACGCGGCCAGAGCGCCGACAGCCACCCCCGTCGCCCCGCCCACGAGCACCCAGCCCACCAGCAGCGCCCCGGCCGGCCCGGCCCACGCGGACACCACACCCCTCAGCATGGAGCCGAACACCGGCCCTCTGAGCCGCGGTCCAGCTCCCCACAGGGCCGCGGCCCTGCGCCCGGCCGCCCGCGTACGGAACCGCGCTATCACCGCCGACACCAGCCACAGCGCGACCACGGCCGTGCAGGCGGCGATCCCCAGCCTGTGGACGACGAAGCCGCCCATCACCGCTCCCCCGCCCGGACGATCCGCCGGCACCACAGCAACCCGAGCGCCTCCAGCACCCCGCCGGCCAGCAGACAACCCCACCCCATCGGCGTGTGCAGCAGCACGCGCAGCGGATCCGCGCCCAACCCGGTGCCGATCAGCAGGCCCACCAACGGCAGCAGGGCGAGCACCAGCACCGTCGACCGCGCCCCCGCCAGTTGGGCCCGCAGCGATTCCTGCCGGTCCCGCTCGGCCCGCAGGGCTCCCTCCAGCCGTTCCAGTCCGGCGGCCAGTCCCGCACCGCCGTCCACCGACACCCGCCAGCAGGCCGCCATCCCGGCCAGCCCTTCCGCCCCGGGCTCCCGCGCCGCCTGGCGCAACGCACCGGGCACGTCCCCGCCGAAGGCCGCGGCGGCCAGCACTCCCGTCTCCGCCGCACCCGGCCCGCCGGGGCCGACGGCCGTCCTGCGCATGGCGGCCGTCAGCGCCTGCCCGGGCTGAGCTCCCGCCCGCAACTCACCCACCACCGCCCCGCACAGGGCGACCACCTCGGCGGCCCGCGCCGCCCGAGCCCGCTCCCGCGCCCGTACCCGCAGCCACCGGCGCA
Coding sequences within:
- a CDS encoding type II secretion system F family protein; amino-acid sequence: MGGFVVHRLGIAACTAVVALWLVSAVIARFRTRAAGRRAAALWGAGPRLRGPVFGSMLRGVVSAWAGPAGALLVGWVLVGGATGVAVGALAAFGVRRWQARARPPAGADPRESERQLPFAADLLAACLAAGAGPVEAAEVVGESLGGPVGDRLARAGAELRLGGEPGSGWGRLAEIPGARALAECLERAARTGAPAAEPVSRLASGLREDRARTAGARAQRAAVLVTAPVGLCFLPAFLAIGVAPVVIGMASGLLSSP
- a CDS encoding type II secretion system F family protein; this translates as MNAGAGLPVPLFAGVLCAGAAAWGLAGGDRVSRRAQVVLAGSGPVVPVGPLRRERLLIAVRVRAARWREWVCLAAGLLVAVLGGSVIPLLAGATAVPLVRRWLRVRARERARAARAAEVVALCGAVVGELRAGAQPGQALTAAMRRTAVGPGGPGAAETGVLAAAAFGGDVPGALRQAAREPGAEGLAGMAACWRVSVDGGAGLAAGLERLEGALRAERDRQESLRAQLAGARSTVLVLALLPLVGLLIGTGLGADPLRVLLHTPMGWGCLLAGGVLEALGLLWCRRIVRAGER